The Aeromicrobium tamlense nucleotide sequence GCTCATGACGATCCCCGAGGGGGTCATCGGCGGCGTCACCGTCGCGCTCTACGGCCTCATCGGCCTGATCGGCGTGCGGATCTGGATGGACAACCGGGTCGACTTCGCCAACCCCGTGAACATGTACACGGCCGCGGCCGCCCTGATCATCGGCATCGGCAACCTCACGCTCACCAGCGGAGACGTCTCCGTCGCCGGCATCACGCTGGGCTCGGTCGCCGCGATCGTGATCTACCACGTCATGCGGGTGCTCCAGCGCGATCCCGACGCCGAGCTGTCCAAGGAGACGTTCGACCCCGGCGCCTGACCCTGTAGACATGGGCGGGTGGACCCCGCTCTGGTGCTGCTCGTCGCGGCGTGCGCGTTCGCGACGTCGGCGCTCACCGCGGTCCTGGGCTTCGGTGGCGGCATCGTCCTGCTCGCGGTGCTCGTCGCGTTCCTCGACCCGCTCGTCGCGATCCCGCTGCACGCGGCGATCCAGGTGGTCTCGAACGGCACCCGCACGATCGTCCGCCGGCGCGACGTCGACTGGCGCATCGTCTGGCGCACCTCGCTGCTGCTCCTGCCCGCCGGACTGCTGACCCTCAGCCTGGCCCGCCAGGCGCCCGACGCGGTGCTGCAGATCGCGATCGCCGTCACCGTCCTGGCCGCGACCTGGCTGCCCGTGTGGCTCTCGAGGCCGCTGCCCGCCCCCAGCTCGGGCGGCTGGATCGCGATGGGCGGCGTCCTCGGCGCGCTCAACCCCGTGGTCGGCGCCACCGGTCCGCTCGCCGCGCCGTTCTTCCGCGCGGGAACCCGTGACCGCCTCGGCTTCGTCGGCACGTTCGCCGCGTCCCAGGTGGCCGGGCACCTGGCGAAGCTCGTGCTGTTCGGGGCGATCGGGCTGCTGCCCGCCGCCCAGGCGCCGGCGGCCGCGGCCGGCATCGTCGGCGTGATCGCCGGCACCTGGGTGGGCAGTCGCGTGCTCGACCGCATGCCCGAGCGCCGCTTCGACCGGATCTACCTCGTGGCGATCACGGCCGTCGCGGCCTGGCTGCTGCTCGACGCGCTGGCCTGAGCCTCAGCTGTCGCCGGGGCCGGGAGGCCAGGGGTACGACGTGTCGCCCTTGAGCGCCTTCCAGGTGACCTTCTCGCAGGACGCGTCGACGGTGGCCGTGCCCACGAGCCCCTTGTAGGTCATGAACGTCACGACGTCGTACCCGTCGCCGCAGTCCACCCGGGCGCCGCGCGCCACCTGGCTGATCGTGAACGTGTCATCACCCGGGCCGCCGTAGGCCTGGTCGGAGTCGCTGACCCCGATCCCGTCGTTGCCCTCGTCGCCGCGGATCGTGTCCACGCCGACGTCGCCGGACAGGGTGTCGTTCCCCGGTCCACCGTCGACGATGTCGTCGCCCGAGCCGCCCTTCAGCAGGTCGTGTCCAACCCCGCCGTAGAGCCAGTCGGCACCCTCGTCACCGTCGAGCCAGTCGTCGCCGTCGCCGCCGTCGAGTCGATCATTCTCGGTGCCGCCCGTGAGCGTGTCGTTCCCGAGGGCTCCGTAGAGCTCGTCGGCACCCGCCTCGCCGTGCAGGCTGTCGTCACCGTCCCATCCCTGGAGGATGTCCTGGCCGTCCCCGCCGCTGAGGCTGTCGTTGCCGGCGTCGCCGCGCATCCAGTCGTCGCCCGCCCCGCCGAGGAGCTGGTCGTTGCCGTGCTCGCCCCCGAGGCTGTCGTTCCCACCCTCGCCGAAGAGCCGGTCGTCCCCGCCGCTGCCGAGCAGGGCGTCATTCCCGTCGCCGCCGTAGAGCCGGTCGACGCCCCCGATCACGGCGTTGCTGTCGGCGTCGCCGATGAGCGTGTCGCTGCCCGATCCCCCGTAGACGATGTCGTCGCCGCCGAGCGCGGCCGTGTGGTCGTCGCCGCCGAGCAGCTGGATCGTGTCGGCCTCGTTCGTGCCGTCGAACCAGTCCGGTCCCTCGGTGCCGGTGAGCGAGGCCGCGAAGGCCGGCGCACCCGCGGCGAGCACCACGGCGGCAGCGAGGCCGGCCGGCCAGAGTCGACGACGCCGGCGGCTGGCGGCGTGCATGGCTGAGCTCATCTGATCCCCCGATCGAATGACGCGACCGACTCGCTGCCGGCGCGTGTAGTGGGCTCAGCGTATGGCCTCGTCGAGGGGACGCAAGCGGAATCAGGGCGCGCCGTGGCGATCGGCCACCGCGCGAGCCTCCTCGCGCAGCGCCTGCACGCAGAACCGCACGCTCGGCCGCTCGAAGCGGTCGGGCCGCAGGACGGCCGTGATCTCGCGCCGGGCGCGGATCCCGACGAGGGGCCGAGTCACGAGTCCGTTGTCGCGCGTCCGGGTGGTGAAGCGCGGCAGGATCGCGATGCCGTGACCCGCAGCGACGACCGCCTCGACCACGCCGTTGTCGTCGAAGCGCTGCGCGATGCGCACGGACTCGCCCGTGACCGCGACGAGCTGCTGCAGCACGCGGTCGTAGGGGTAGCCGTGCGGCGCGCCGATCCACGTCTCGCCCACCACGTCCTTGGGCGAGAGGCTCGCCTTGGAGGCCAAGCGGTGGTGCTCGGGCAGCGCCACGTCGAGGGGCTCGCGCATGAGCGAGACCAGCTGGAGGCCGCGCTCGTGCCACTCCTCGGTGGCGGCCGGCGAGTCGGCCACGACGACGTCGAACTGGGCCACCATGTCGAGCACGTCGAACCGCAGCGTGGGGTCGCGGTCGGTGCAGATGAGGTTCACCGCGGGCTCGGCCGTGACGCGCGACAGCAGTCCCGGCAGCAGCATCTCGCCGCCGGTGGGGAAGACCGTGAGCGTGACGTCGCCCGCCGGCCCTCCGAGGTACTCGCGCCACCTGGCCTCGGCGCGCTCCAGGGCGACCGCCACCTCGGTCGCGGTCTCGGCCAGCGCGCGTCCCGCCGCGGTCAGCCGGACTCCGCGCCCGGCGGGCTCGAGGAGCGGCACGCCCGCCTCGGCCTCGAGCAGCTTGAGCTGCTGCGACACCGCCGAGGGTGTGACGTTCATCTCGTCCGCGACGGCGCCGACGGTGCCCCGTTCGGCCAGTTCCCGCAGCATTCCAAGGCGTCGAGGATCCATGTAGACAAACTACACATTAGGCATAGTTTCGTTGGATTGTGCTTGACAATTGAAGAGTCCACGATGGAGGAAACGAAAGGAGCTGCACCATGACCTTCCTCGCCCTCTCCGGCGCCTTGGCCCTCGTCGCCGGCACGGTCCACACCGCGTACCTCGTGGCCACCGACGGCCTGCAGCGCGTCCCCGCGCGTCGCGCCTGACGCACCCTTCCGAAACCGACCCGACTCCCCCGCGGAGACGGGTCGTTTCTCTTTTCACCGAACACCTTTTGCCTGCGCGTGACAGCGGGCTACTATGTAGTTACTGACCAGTAGAACCGGCCAGTAACACTGGCAGTCCCCTTTCCCGGAGGTCCCACGGCCCATGAGCCACTACAAGAGCAACCTGCGCGACGTCGAGTTCAACCTCTTCGAGCTGTTCGATCGTCAGTCGATCCTCGGCACCGGCCCCTTCGACGAGGTCGACGTCGACACGGCGAAGAGCATCCTCTCCGAGGTCGAGCGCCTCGCGCGTGAGGACCTCGCCGCGTCCTTCGTCGATGCCGACCGCAACCCGCCGGTCTTCGATCCCGCCACGCACAC carries:
- a CDS encoding sulfite exporter TauE/SafE family protein; this translates as MDPALVLLVAACAFATSALTAVLGFGGGIVLLAVLVAFLDPLVAIPLHAAIQVVSNGTRTIVRRRDVDWRIVWRTSLLLLPAGLLTLSLARQAPDAVLQIAIAVTVLAATWLPVWLSRPLPAPSSGGWIAMGGVLGALNPVVGATGPLAAPFFRAGTRDRLGFVGTFAASQVAGHLAKLVLFGAIGLLPAAQAPAAAAGIVGVIAGTWVGSRVLDRMPERRFDRIYLVAITAVAAWLLLDALA
- a CDS encoding calcium-binding protein translates to MSSAMHAASRRRRRLWPAGLAAAVVLAAGAPAFAASLTGTEGPDWFDGTNEADTIQLLGGDDHTAALGGDDIVYGGSGSDTLIGDADSNAVIGGVDRLYGGDGNDALLGSGGDDRLFGEGGNDSLGGEHGNDQLLGGAGDDWMRGDAGNDSLSGGDGQDILQGWDGDDSLHGEAGADELYGALGNDTLTGGTENDRLDGGDGDDWLDGDEGADWLYGGVGHDLLKGGSGDDIVDGGPGNDTLSGDVGVDTIRGDEGNDGIGVSDSDQAYGGPGDDTFTISQVARGARVDCGDGYDVVTFMTYKGLVGTATVDASCEKVTWKALKGDTSYPWPPGPGDS
- a CDS encoding LysR family transcriptional regulator, with protein sequence MDPRRLGMLRELAERGTVGAVADEMNVTPSAVSQQLKLLEAEAGVPLLEPAGRGVRLTAAGRALAETATEVAVALERAEARWREYLGGPAGDVTLTVFPTGGEMLLPGLLSRVTAEPAVNLICTDRDPTLRFDVLDMVAQFDVVVADSPAATEEWHERGLQLVSLMREPLDVALPEHHRLASKASLSPKDVVGETWIGAPHGYPYDRVLQQLVAVTGESVRIAQRFDDNGVVEAVVAAGHGIAILPRFTTRTRDNGLVTRPLVGIRARREITAVLRPDRFERPSVRFCVQALREEARAVADRHGAP